The window TTTCATGGCGAAGCCGTTTTCTTGGGCCACATACACGGCCGTGATTTCGCCGCGTCGCAAGATGGCAGAGGCGGGCACCAAGCCCTTGGCTTGCGAGGTGCCAGCTGTGCGTACGCGCACTTGCATGCCAGGCGCTGCTTGAAGGGCCACACCGGTGCGCGGCAAATCCAACTTGATGCCAATGGTTTGACTCACGCCGTCTGCATTGGGCATGACTTGCATGGCCACGGGCTTGATGGCTTCAGCGCCCATTTGAATTTGAATGTCTTGCAATTTGGGCAGGTTGTTTTTTTCAGAAGCGGGCCACTGCATCACCACCCGCAGGGGTTGCGGTGCATACACCGTCATCAATGGTTTGCCGGGCAATGCCAAGTCGCCTGCTTGTGCCGATGTTTCCAACACCCATGCGTCATACGGAGCCGTTACTTTTGAAAAAGACTGCGTCACTTTGGCCTGATCAGTTGCTGCACCCGCACTGTCACGCCCGGCTTTGGCCGCTTTGTATTGCGCCTCGGCCAGGTCCAGTGCCGCAGAACTGACAAAGCCTTGTGTTTTTAAATCTTGGGTACGCTTTAAAGCGATTTGCAACTGACGAAGTTCGGCATCACTTTGCTGCAATTGCGCTTGGCTTCTCAACACGCCTGTTTGGGTTTCTCTGTCGTCAATCGTGGCCAAGACTTGGCCAGCTTTGACGCGGTCACCGGCTTTGACATTCAAGCTGAGCACGCGACCCGCAATTTGAGAGGACAAGGTGCTTTGCATCACCGCTTCCACCACGCCGTCAATGTCGTTGATGTTGGCAACTGATTTTTTCCCAGCGGCGATGACCTTCACAGCAGGCC is drawn from Limnohabitans sp. 103DPR2 and contains these coding sequences:
- a CDS encoding efflux RND transporter periplasmic adaptor subunit, whose translation is MKKSFEISSGLKGAVLAVGLVLGCSHAYAQGVQTGPAVKVIAAGKKSVANINDIDGVVEAVMQSTLSSQIAGRVLSLNVKAGDRVKAGQVLATIDDRETQTGVLRSQAQLQQSDAELRQLQIALKRTQDLKTQGFVSSAALDLAEAQYKAAKAGRDSAGAATDQAKVTQSFSKVTAPYDAWVLETSAQAGDLALPGKPLMTVYAPQPLRVVMQWPASEKNNLPKLQDIQIQMGAEAIKPVAMQVMPNADGVSQTIGIKLDLPRTGVALQAAPGMQVRVRTAGTSQAKGLVPASAILRRGEITAVYVAQENGFAMKLVRIGADHGSAGVEIWAGLKEGELIAVDAIQAGMKGAHVAR